The following proteins are co-located in the Enoplosus armatus isolate fEnoArm2 chromosome 8, fEnoArm2.hap1, whole genome shotgun sequence genome:
- the apex2 gene encoding DNA-(apurinic or apyrimidinic site) endonuclease 2: MKLVTWNINGIRTFRGGIKKALDSLDADIICVQETKVTRDLLDERTAIVDGYNSYFSFSRGRSGYSGVAIYCKDSATPFAAEEGLTGLLTSHEGAVGCYGDQTEFCSEELQLLDNEGRAVITQHRIMSQGKEQTITVINVYCPRADPEKPERKQFKLQFYKLLQCRAEAILKDGSHVIVLGDINTSHQQIDHCDPSDIDDFGENPGRKWLNVFLHSGKQEEERNEEEPDEESEVTSSDPIHSGKFVDTFRYFHPTRTHAFTCWSTLTGARQTNYGTRIDYIFADCQLAKEQFVAADIMPEVEGSDHCPVWGRLSCSLQPSSKPPPLCTRYLPEFAGKQQNLSRFLIKVDQKSIPCEERGALPGSQEEEEKRENLKPFGAGNISGKKRLSTSDSVVPKGKKTKTVKTSSKPQGSLLSFFKPKITNVVPSTEAPVRQCEKTLSLGEVTSSQNSQKASTTREDVSSVTTRVPEDTLLVFKGSPQLCTTSSTEDKHMTTKHLTPQPTKAKKGASLVFWKSVLHGPPPPPSCKVHGEPCVLRTVKKEGPNMGKQFFVCARPQGHASNPEARCNFFAWVEKGK; the protein is encoded by the exons ATGAAGCTCGTTACCTGGAACATAAATGGCATAAGGACTTTCAGAGGCGGCATTAAAAAGGCTCTTGATTCACTGGACGCAGATATTATCTGTGTTCAGGAGACAAAAGTGACAA GAGACCTGCTCGATGAACGAACTGCAATTGTTGACGGCTACAACTCCTATTTCAGCTTCAGTCGAGGACGGAGCGGCTATTCAG GGGTCGCCATTTACTGTAAAGACAGTGCCACTCCCTTTGCTGCGGAGGAGGGGCTCACAGGTCTGCTGACCAGCCATGAAGGGGCTGTTGGATGCTACGGTGACCAGACTGAGTTCTGTAGCGAGGAGCTGCAGCTTTTGGACAACGAAGGACGTGCCGTTATCACACAGCACAGAATCAT GAGTCAGGGCAAAGAGCAAACTATTACTGTAATCAATGTATACTGTCCACGGGCTGACCCTGAAAAGCCGGAGCGAAAGCAGTTCAAACTGCAGTTCTACAAGTTGCTTCAGTGTCGGGCTGAAGCTATACTGAAAGATGGGAG CCATGTGATTGTTTTAGGAGACATAAATACATCTCACCAGCAAATAGACCACTGTGACCCCAGTGATATT GATGATTTTGGTGAAAACCCTGGGAGGAAATGGCTGAATGTCTTTTTGCACAGTGGCaaacaagaagaggaaaggaatgaGGAGGAACCCGATGAAGAATCTGAGGTAACTTCTTCAGATCCCATCCACAGTGGAAAGTTTGTGGATACCTTTCGCTATTTCCACCCAACTCGCACCCACGCCTTCACGTGCTGGTCCACCCTCACTGGAGCGCGGCAGACCAACTATGGCACACGCATTGATTACATATTCGCTGATTGCCAGCTAGCCAAGGAGCAGTTTGTGGCAGCAGACATCATGCCAGAGGTGGAGGGGTCAGACCACTGCCCTGTGTGGGGGCGACTGAGCTGCTCTCTCCAGCCCAGCTCCAAGCCTCCTCCCCTCTGTACTCGCTACCTGCCAGAGTTTGCTGGCAAGCAGCAGAACCTCTCCCGCTTTCTTATTAAAGTGGACCAAAAATCAATTCCGTGTGAGGAGAGGGGTGCTTTACCTGGATCtcaagaagaggaggaaaagagggagaattTAAAGCCATTCGGAGCTGGAAACATCTCTGGTAAAAAACGGTTATCAACATCAGACTCTGTTGTCCCGAAGGGGAAAAAGACGAAGACAGTCAAGACTTCTTCAAAGCCACAAGGCAGcctcctttcctttttcaaacCCAAAATAACAAATGTCGTTCCCTCTACTGAAGCCCCTGTCAGGCAGTGTGAAAAAACACTCAGCCTGGGTGAAGTTACCTCATCACAAAACTCCCAAAAAGCATCCACAACCAGAGAGGACGTGTCCTCAGTCACAACCAGGGTACCTGAAGATACCCTGCTTGTCTTCAAGGGTTCACCACAGCTGTGCACCACCAGCAGCACGGAGGACAAACACATGACGACAAAACATTTGACCCCACAGCCCACTAAGGCCAAGAAAGGGGCATCGTTAGTGTTTTGGAAGTCAGTGCTTCACGGACCGCCCCCACCACCCTCCTGTAAGGTCCACGGGGAACCCTGTGTCCTCCGTACTGTAAAAAAGGAGGGGCCAAACATGGGCAAAcagttctttgtgtgtgcacgtcCTCAGGGTCATGCCTCCAACCCTGAGGCTCGCTGTAATTTCTTTGCGTGGGTTGAGAAGGGGAAGTGA
- the LOC139288693 gene encoding protein bicaudal D homolog 2, whose amino-acid sequence MLEADADPAGQAVVGEGEAEMGTRDLKAEVVRLTLELQEATEEKLQAARYGLVVLEESAALKMKHRQLEEEHEALKGELQQLKEAFADSVSSQKRAAADGECREENLLQETATKEAAMATRMEEVQAELKQARLALGNAHAEIDRLGVFSTQLKKECECLEAEKGHLRDEMKEYKVRELRQLQDNGELEDENISLQKQVSVLKENQVEFESIKLELTQKNEEQEEQRAQLEEAARLREIAERQLDEALEALKEEREQKNSLRRELSALTLNPFDSVGNLELHLDQLDDSQEEGQGGEGEGEGEGEDQDSGFNNGPGSAPSSAHPPHLGGSKSNGLIQRYSTPRNSDAFLRAPASGLVSDLLSELHFSDSQKLKQQLLQAEREKSSLVGKVEELQMQLVMSKQALSQKEDKLGSLTQQLEAVQSNRQHNKEADDRGEDETENGDGGSAVFDYEVDTKSKEVLEARMRSASEELLKLRDELSQAGARYNTLELRYKQEKDRWRAEAQELADKIRQCIKSSKQDQERISELESEIGATRKVAIDSEGHLSVAQEELLAFSEELSNLYHHICVCNNLTPKRVTLDYYRDGARASGGGGSARRSHYVYPQHNSQKKPRPNEMFISKAAALQFMGEVDSAGTSGDSPNCPGSPTLDFRDPSNVRNLVAVIRCQIKHLRVAVDLCRQRGAMPYSGLSSSMESERDAESLLEEVLKLKSLLSTKREQIATLRTVLKANKQTAELALSNLKTKYETEKSMVSETMMKLRNELKALKEDAATFSSLRVMFASRCDQYVTQLDEMQRQLAAAEDEKKTLNSLLRMAIQQKLALTQRLEDLEAPLSPHSLNSSPRRSRAKELATKSGRAPRSPRSSPARPPLRSSPRASPVLGSSVPAMATHHLRSLTRSLHTSPR is encoded by the exons ATGCTGGAGGCGGATGCAGACCCAGCAGGTCAAGCAGTAGTGGGAGAAGGGGAGGCAGAGATGGGGACCCGAGACTTGAAGGCTGAGGTGGTACGGCTGACTCTGGAGCTCCAGGAGGCCACAGAGGAGAAGCTACAGGCAGCTCGCTATGGcctggtggtgctggaggaaagTGCCGCTCTCAAGATGAAACACAGGCAGCTGGAAGAAGAGCATGAAGCCCTCAAAGGGGAACTACAGCAGCTCAAAGAG GCATTTGCAGATTCGGTGAGCAGCCAGAAGCGTGCAGCTGCTGATGGAGAGTGCCGGGAGGAGAACTTGCTGCAGGAGACTGCCACTAAGGAGGCTGCCATGGCAACCCGCATGGAGGAAGTCCAGGCAGAGCTCAAGCAAGCACGTCTTGCTCTGGGCAATGCCCACGCAGAGATCGATAGACTAGGGGTGTTCTCCACCCAGCTAAAGAAG GAGTGTGAATGTCTGGAGGCAGAAAAGGGCCATCTGAGGGATGAGATGAAGGAATATAAAGTACGTGAGCTGCGCCAGTTGCAGGACAATGGCGAGCTAGAAGATGAGAACATATCTCTGCAAAAACAAGTGTCTGTGCTCAAGGAAAACCAG GTTGAGTTTGAATCGATAAAGCTGGAGCTGACCCAGAAGAacgaggagcaggaggagcagcgagcccagctggaggaggcagcGAGGCTGAGGGAGATAGCAGAGAGGCAGCTGGATGAGGCCCTGGAAGccctgaaggaggagagggagcagaagaACAGTCTGCGGCGGGAACTCTCTGCCCTGACCCTTAACCCCTTTGATTCTGTGGGGAACCTGGAGCTACATTTGGATCAGCTGGATGACAGCCAGGAGGAGGGccaggggggagagggagaaggtgaAGGTGAGGGAGAGGACCAGGACAGTGGCTTTAATAATGGTCCTGGGTCTGCTCCCAGTTCTGCTCACCCTCCTCACTTGGGGGGCTCCAAAAGTAATGGCCTCATCCAACGCTACTCCACTCCACGTAACAGTGACGCATTCCTGCGTGCTCCAGCCTCTGGGCTGGTATCAGACCTGCTGAGTGAGCTACACTTTTCAGACAGTCAGAAATTGAAACAGCAACTCCTACAG GCAGAACGAGAGAAGTCCAGCCTGGTTGGCAAGGTGGAGGAACTGCAGATGCAGCTGGTAATGTCCAAACAGGCACTCAGTCAGAAAGAGGACAAGCTTGGGTCTCTCACCCAACAGCTGGAAGCTGTGCAGAGCAATCGGCAGCACAACAAGGAGGCAGATGACAGGGgagaagatgaaacagaaaatggagACGGTGGCAGTGCAGTCTTTGACTATGAGGTAGACACCAAGAGCAAGGAAGTGCTGGAGGCGCGCATGCGCTCAGCCAGTGAAGAGCTTCTGAAGCTGCGAGATGAACTTTCTCAGGCAGGAGCTCGTTATAACACCCTGGAGCTGCGATACAAGCAGGAGAAAGATCGTTGGAGGGCAGAGGCCCAGGAGCTGGCTGACAAGATCCGTCAATGCATAAAGTCCAGCAAGCAGGACCAGGAGCGCATCAGTGAGCTGGAGAGTGAGATTGGAGCCACACGGAAAGTGGCAATTGATTCAGAGGGGCACTTGAGTGTTGCCCAGGAAGAGCTGCTGGCCTTCTCTGAGGAGCTGTCCAACCTCTACCACCACATCTGCGTGTGCAACAACCTGACTCCCAAACGAGTCACCCTGGACTATTACCGTGATGGTGCCAGGGCAAGTGGTGGAGGAGGTAGTGCCCGAAGATCCCACTACGTCTACCCCCAGCACAACTCCCAGAAGAAGCCGCGACCCAATGAAATGTTCATCTCCAAAGCTGCAGCATTGCAGTTTATGGGGGAGGTGGACAGTGCAGGAACCAGCGGAGACTCTCCCAACTGCCCTGGATCACCCACCCTGGATTTCAGGGACCCATCCAACGTCCGCAACTTGGTAGCAGTCATCCGTTGCCAGATCAAACACCTCCGG GTGGCAGTGGACCTCTGTCGTCAGAGGGGCGCGATGCCTTACTCAGGGTTGAGCAGCAGCATGGAGTCAGAGCGGGATGCTGAAAGCCTCTTGGAAGAAGTACTAAAACTCAAGTCCCTTCTCAGCACCAAGAGAGAACAGATTGCTACCCTCAGGACTGTCCTCAAGGCTAACAAACAG ACTGCAGAGTTGGCCCTGTCCAATCTGAAAACCAAGTATGAGACAGAGAAGAGCATGGTTTCAGAGACCATGATGAAACTGCGGAATGAGCTCAAAGCCTTGAAGGAGGACGCCGCCACTTTCTCCTCACTCCGAGTCATGTTTGCCAGTCG GTGTGACCAGTATGTCACCCAGTTGGATGAGATGCAGAGGCAGCTGGCAGCAGCCGAGGATGAGAAGAAGACACTGAATTCTCTGCTGCGCATGGCCATACAGCAGAAACTGGCTCTTACTCAGCGTTTGGAGGACCTGGAGGCCCCTCTGTCTCCCCACAGCTTGAACAGCAGCCCCCGTCGCTCCCGGGCCAAAGAGCTGGCTACCAAGTCAGGCCGGGCTCCAAGGAGTCCCCGAAGCAGTCCTGCACGTCCCCCACTGAGGAGCAGTCCACGGGCTAGCCCTGTTCTCGGCAGCAGCGTTCCTGCCATGGCCACGCACCACCTGCGAAGTCTAACCCGAAGCCTCCACACAAGCCCT CGCTGA
- the nt5dc2 gene encoding 5'-nucleotidase domain-containing protein 2 has translation MSLKTVGTALTRTLWTKGNRTPPIARSPKVNRLSTTCRVSAGRKQGRENTKEQSCGSDRPSGGDVQTSSEPTQRCTTADKKRPMEPAGAPGVTGVRRRSYTSTAVPVDQKSYLWSRYNEMKRLVHDLIPPGACNLLNSSTIYANNEVSLAEVDIYGFDYDYTLALYSNALNTMIYNTARGFLIEHFKYPEGIGKYDYIPNFAARGLHYDIQKGLLMKIDAFHYIQPGTVYRGLSPLPDEEVLQLYGGTYHVPLQQDSGFYGKGPKVKQFMDIFSIPEMTLLAVANDFFITNDIDYDPVHLFKDVSEAIGMVHLKGYMYKWVMEDLPKFILRGEETDAVLHQLVSHGKKLFLITNSPFSFVDKGMTHMVGKNWRDFFDVVIVQADKPHFFTDCIKPFRRLDGNGDLRWEKITSLDKGQIYKQGNLFDFLRLTGWRGSKVLYFGDHLYSDLADLMLRHGWRTAAIVPELEHETKMVSTDRYALNLTWLQALTGLMERLQTHRDPESKQVFQEWQKEREELRVMTKNLFNPQFGSIFRTCHNPTYFSRRLCRFSDVYMASLSCLLNYDLSYTFYPRRTPLQHEAPLWMDQLCTGCMKTPFLEEMSHIR, from the exons atgtctttaaagacAGTGGGCACAGCATTAACCCGTACACTGTGGACTAAAGGAAACAGGACTCCTCCTATTGCGCGATCCCCCAAAGTGAACAGACTTTCTACCACATGCAGGGTGTCTGCAGGAAGAAAGCAGGGCCGCGAAAATACAAAAGAACAAAGTTGCGGCTCGGACAGGCCGAGTGGTGGCGACGTGCAAACATCCAGCGAGCCGACGCAACGATGTACGACTGCGGATAAGAAGCGACCCATGGAGCCCGCGGGTGCTCCCGGTGTTACTGGTGTAAGAAGACGGTCATACACCTCCACCGCAGTTCCAGTGGACCAGAAGTCCTACCTGTGGTCTCGttacaatgaaatgaaacgGCTGGTTCACG ACCTGATTCCACCAGGTGCGTGTAACCTCCTCAACTCCTCCACCATCTACGCTAACAATGAGGTCAGCCTGGCTGAAGTGGACATCTACGGCTTTGACTATGACTACACGCTGGCTCTCTACTCAAATGCACTCAATACAATGATCTACAATACAGCAAGAGGCTTTTTAATTGAGCACTTTAAG TACCCTGAAGGCATCGGCAAATATGACTACATTCCCAACTTTGCAGCTCGAGGTCTTCACTATGACATCCAAAAg GGTCTTCTGATGAAGATTGATGCCTTCCATTACATTCAGCCAGGAACAGTGTATCG GGGTCTGAGCCCATTGCCAGATGAGGAGGTCCTTCAGCTCTACGGAGGGACTTACCATGTCCCcctgcagcaggacagtggCTTCTATGGAAAG GGGCCGAAGGTGAAGCAGTTCATGGACATCTTCTCCATTCCTGAGATGACTCTCTTGGCTGTGGCAAACGATTTCTTCATCACCAACGACATTGACTATGATCCAGTTCACCTCTTCAAGGACGTCTCG GAAGCAATTGGTATGGTTCACCTCAAAGGCTACATGTACAAATGGGTCATGGAAGATCTCC CTAAGTTCAttctgagaggagaagagacggATGCTGTTTTGCATCAATTGGTCAGTCATGGAAAGAAACTCTTTCTCATTACCAACAGTCCCTTCAGCTTTGT GGATAAAGGAATGACGCACATGGTCGGGAAAAATTGGAGAGACTTCTTTGATGTTGTCATTGTGCAGGCAGACAAACCTCACTTCTTCACTGATTGTATCAA ACCTTTCAGACGTTTGGATGGTAATGGAGACCTTCGGTGGGAAAAGATAACCAGTTTGGACAAAGGACAGATCTACAAACAG ggaAACCTGTTTGACTTTCTCAGACTGACAGGCTGGCGAGGTTCAAAGGTTCTTTACTTTGGAGACCATCTTTATAGTGACTTGGCT GACCTGATGTTGCGACATGGCTGGCGTACAGCGGCCATAGTACCTGAGCTGGAGCACGAAACCAAAATGGTGAGCACAGACCGGTATGCTCTGAACCTCACCTGGCTGCAGGCTTTAACCGGCCTGATGGAGCGCCTACAG ACACATCGGGACCCAGAGTCTAAACAGGTTTTTCAGGAAtggcagaaggagagagaagaactCAG GGTGATGACAAAGAACTTGTTCAACCCTCAGTTCGGCAGCATCTTCAGAACGTGTCACAACCCCACCTACTTCTCCAGACGTCTGTGCCGTTTCTCAGACGTCTACATGGCCTCCCTCAGCTGTCTTTTGAATTATGACCTCTCGTACACTTTCTACCCCCGCCGCACCCCCCTGCAGCACGAGGCCCCTCTGTGGATGGACCAGCTTTGCACAGGCTGCATGAAGACACCTTTTCTGGAGGAGATGTCTCACATACGATGA